The genome window GAAATTAAAATCCAAAACTAtttcccttttccttttttttagaagttttttctttcgaaattccgaaaaaataattataaaatcaaaattcaaaaaaaaaaaaagaaatattttcttttttctttagaagtcttgctttttcaaaaatgaaaaaaaaacagaataatcaaattccaaaaatattttcttttaaaaataaaataaaataaaataaaaattgaccACTTCGCAAACACAACCCTAAAATCTTCTCCTCCGAAGCGTTGAAAGGCCGTATTTGCAAAAGTGGCCGTTATTTGTTTTCggttatatttttcaaaaattataatgATAGTAATCTTTTCATGGtcagttttgtacaaaattttaaTCTAGTCACCCTAATTTAAAATGTGCAGAATGAGCACCGTTCAGAACTTACCTGTGAAGGTTATGGATCAGATTCCACTGGCACTCCACATGTGGTGGGAGGATTTGGGAAAATAAGGACAAGATATGGTCAACCAATACCTAGGGGCGCTCACTGGACTATTGAAAATTCAACCTAGAAGGGACCTGATAGAGGCATTAGTGGCATTCTGGGACCCCGCTCATAATGTTTTACACTTCTCAAATTTTGAGCTTACGCCCACTTTGGAAGAAATAGCGGGTTATACTGGGAGCACGGAAGGACTGAGACACAAGTACCTGGTATCTCCAAGGACTGTTACTCCCCACAAGTTTCTGGACTTATTAAAGATAAGCAGACAAATCAAGACGGGAAGTCTAGCACGGGGAATTTCCACCTTTCATTTTCTATATCAGCGATACGGGCATCTAGGGGGATTCGAAGACCCTGAAAATGGACTCTGCAGTAAAGGAGACCGATCAAAATGGGAGACCCATAGATGTTTTGCCTTCATGGTGGCATTTTTAGGACTTTTGGTGTTTCCAAGGGAGGACGGGCACATTGATTTGCGGATAGCCGGGGTTGTCCACGTTCTGACTACTCAGGCCAAGAGTACTCTCGCACCCATGATCGTATCAGATATATTCCGAGCCCTCACGTTCTGTAAGGCCGGAGCCAGTTTTTTCGAGGGATGCAACCTGTTGTTGCAAATATGGATGATCGAACACCTCTGTCATCGTCCTCGATACATGAACTATGGGTCTACGGGAAAAAACTGCATTGAAGAGTTTAGTGCACGAGTAACAGGATTTGAGATGCCGAAAGGGGTCAAAGATTGGATTACCCGCCTTCAATCTACGACCGCAGATCAGGTAGAATGGACATTGAGTTGGCTTCCCGTTGATGAGATTGTTTATATGCCCGCCACTGGTCCCTACTTCTTGCTAATGGGTCTCCGAAGCATCCAACCCTATGCTCCGTACCGGGTTTTGAGACAGCTTGGAAGATGCCAGACAGTTCCTAGAGATGAAGATCTTAGCACTTATGTGGTCGAAATCCGTCCTGATGCCCAATTTCCCGAAGAAGCGGTTCGTCAAATTTGGAGCGAATGCCAGTATTTGGGGGCAAATACCCGAGTACGTGATTTGTCTAAAGGTGAGGTCTTACCTAGTTATGTTGCCTGGTATGGAAAGAGAGTCGCGACGAGTGGTGAACCCGAACGACCAACTAAAAGACCTCATATCCAAGAATTTGTTGACGCATCGCAGGAGCAGTGGGCTTGGTTAGCCAAAGAAAGGGAGTACCGGACCACCATAAGCAAGCTCGAAGGGcaaattgaaaaaatcaaatttgatggtagtttgcaggcagctgaagatgcaggggaaaagaagaggttggccaaggaaaatgaagcccttcgagcCCAAATTCAGAGAATGAAGATAGCCGCCGAGACACCAGCAAGAAGTGAGagagatgagaaaattataaccaaCCTGAGGCGGAAAGTGCATGATTACGGTTTTGACTTGACAAAGGTCGAGGGGGATTTGTTCAATGCTCAAGCAAAGCTGGCCAAAGGTGCGGAAGAACACGCTAGATTAGCCCGccagttgaagcagaaatatgacaaagaagtagcGATTTTGCAGGAAAAGTTGGTTGCTCTGGAAAATGAAATGATTAAGCAAACAAAAGATTTCAGGacagaaagagagcattgctatgcACTGATTTACCAACTACAAGAAAGCCTGAAGCAGTTACAAGACCAAAGCAACACAGATACACAAGTATTAGAGGCTCGGGCCCAGCAGATTGGACGTTTGCTGCAAGAaaaagggtgtcatcagaatgaggattaaagagatagctgattatgttgtaatgaaatgccatgaatgtgaagacatgaccaagtctatgttttttgcttctgtAATGACATTCGTCCGACAAgtgatggttgacctagaccGCCTCCAAGAAGATATTGCCTGCAGGCCTATGCGGAGACCGGCTGATGTCCCGCAAGCCTCCGGAGTACCAGTGGATgctcttatgtatttttgatttcCTTTAGTAGTCTGTGTTTTACTTTCTTTGAGTCTTGTTCGCCTTTGTCAAAGTTGTCTATTACTTTATGCCGAGTCTGTAGATTTTCCTTTTTTGCAGTCATCTCTACTTTagtccttgtaatagaaaatccaaaaagattgtcttttattaatgaaataaattatttcgCGTCTATTgctctgaactacgtaatgatctgattcatgcggcgtcataatacgaggcaatccccataggattcgatcatattcttaaaagaaaagaggggccaaactaaaaaaaaaaaagaggaaagaataagAGAGGGAAAAGTCAGGATTTGGAGAATTTGGaaaagccgggatgaaacatacGAACCGTCGCAAAGCATTTAGGAACGTTAActgctcaggtgcattgcatATCCAATGTGCGATTACCTATCTGTAAATTGCTTTTAAAACTAACCAAGTTTTTGCGTGTGAACAGAGACAGGTTTTGttttaggtggttagtttgttggcatcctggcaagtcacccttataacaccagatcaaagtgcaaggcagtcatgactagcaaagaatTGGACACGGGTGTTGTCGACCCGCCAAGGGAAGTTGTAGAATCGGAGTCTGAATTGAAAGAAGAGGTCTAcaggttgaagcatcaaatggcAGAAATGTATCAAGCCTGGGTCAGGGGGCATGCCCCACCTTCATTCCCCGCTAACTACTCGGAAAATCCCGCTTTCATTCCACCACTATCACAAGCCCAAGATCCCATTACCATTGACCTTTCCCCTCAGCACGCACCAGGCTTTACCCCTTATCACCACTACCCTGGCACCTCGTCCCAAACCTTTcatgctccaccagccaaaacaacTGCATACCCTGCTCCGACATCCGCTCCTATTTTCGTAGCCCCTCCGCGAGCTACCCTCCACagatcttctagtgaacccgcATTCCAAGCTCCAAATACCCAATATTATGGTCCggaaccaactttcaaagtcGCGGATCCTTATTCCCGTGCCCCTCGCTTTGAACCTCTTGTCGAAActgagaaaccatcccggaaTGTGGAGCAGGACGAGATGTTCAGGAAAGTGAAGAGCCTAGAgcaatctttgaagaacatgcaagggataggaagccaagtaagtgtggcttacaaggatttatgcttatttCCGGATGTTCAATTGCCCgctgggttcaagatgcccaagtttgacccGTACGATGGACACGGAGATcccgtggcccatttgagaggcttCTGCAGCAATATGAAGGCGCTGGTGGGAAAGATGAATTATTAATGGCATATTTCAGTCAGAGTCTGAGTGGGGCAGCTTTAgaatggtacacccgccaagacactagcaggtggtacacatgggatgacttggctcaggcctttgctcggcactttcagtacaatatagacattatcccggatcgcctatctttgaccaaggtagagaagaggcccaatgaaatctttagggaatatggtttcagatgaagagaacaagctgcacgagTCTACCCTCCAATGGAggaagatgagatggtcgagtactttcttcaagccctagagcccacttactttggccatttgatctcagccataggtaagtccttcaacgatgtggtaaagatgggaggaatgctggaagagggactcaagtcaagcaagatcatgagctactctgCCATAAAAGTGACCACACa of Nicotiana tomentosiformis chromosome 7, ASM39032v3, whole genome shotgun sequence contains these proteins:
- the LOC138896554 gene encoding uncharacterized protein, translating into MVNQYLGALTGLLKIQPRRDLIEALVAFWDPAHNVLHFSNFELTPTLEEIAGYTGSTEGLRHKYLVSPRTVTPHKFLDLLKISRQIKTGSLARGISTFHFLYQRYGHLGGFEDPENGLCSKGDRSKWETHRCFAFMVAFLGLLVFPREDGHIDLRIAGVVHVLTTQAKSTLAPMIVSDIFRALTFCKAGASFFEGCNLLLQIWMIEHLCHRPRYMNYGSTGKNCIEEFSARVTGFEMPKGVKDWITRLQSTTADQVEWTLSWLPVDEIVYMPATGPYFLLMGLRSIQPYAPYRVLRQLGRCQTVPRDEDLSTYVVEIRPDAQFPEEAVRQIWSECQYLGANTRVRDLSKGEVLPSYVAWYGKRVATSGEPERPTKRPHIQEFVDASQEQWAWLAKEREYRTTISKLEGQIEKIKFDGSLQAAEDAGEKKRLAKENEALRAQIQRMKIAAETPARSERDEKIITNLRRKVHDYGFDLTKVEGDLFNAQAKLAKGAEEHARLARQLKQKYDKEVAILQEKLVALENEMIKQTKDFRTEREHCYALIYQLQESLKQLQDQSNTDTQVLEARAQQIGRLLQEKGCHQNED